The Megachile rotundata isolate GNS110a chromosome 4, iyMegRotu1, whole genome shotgun sequence region TCATGAAATGTTAAAAGATGCCCCATCTTTAAATGATAGTGATAGTGCAGTCCACAGTGGGACTCCTCCACCTCATGTACCAAACAATTGTAGTAATGATAGTCAACCAAGACCAGCTACAATAAATTTAACTTTGGGTAGTCCTACTTCACAAGTGTGTAAGTAACtttaatgatatttaaatacattataAGAAATTAAATACTTGTTCTAAGACTGACATAAGCATATCCTTGTAATAGCTGTAACAGTATCACCAAACACGCCTATCCAAAATGGTGATACACAAACAATGCGTACTGCTCAAAGTAAAATTGAAAGCATTAAAAATTGGAGTATTTCTACTTACAAGTGTACAAGACAATTAATGTATGAAAAACTTGGAAAAACATCTCGTACAGTGGATTCAGGTAAGTtctgaatatattttaattgtttatattctataaatataattgttctTATATTTTTAGAGCTTGAAAcacaaattgaattattaagagaTACTcagaaaaaatattgtaatgttTTACGATTATCAAGAGCATTAGCTTCTCACTTTCATCATGTTGTTCAAACACAACATGCTTTAGGAGAAGCATTTTCTGAATTAGCACAGAAATCTCCAGAATTACAAGAAGAGTTTCTATACAATTCAGAAACACAAAGAAACTTGACTAAAAATGGTGAAACATTACTAGGGGCcttaaatttttttgtttcatcCGTAAATACACTTTGTAATAAAACTATTGAAGACACATTACTTACAGTACGACAGTATGAAACAGCAAGGTAATGAAATGGTACAGTATTTCagtaaaaaatatgttacatatgattataataaatactattaatctatttacAGAATAGAATATGATGCCTATAGAACAGATCTTGAAGCATTAGCACAAGCAACAAAATCTGATGGTAGCAATGCAGCAAGATTAGAAGAGGCACAAGCTAATTATGAAGAacataaacaaaattttgaaaaattaagatcAGATGTTTCAATTAAACTCAAATTCTTAGATGAAAATAGGGTAtgtttttttatattcatttattttttttaatatttttaatattcttattactatATTCTTGTTACAGATCAAGGTAATGCATAAACAGTTATTACTGTTTCATAATGCTGTCTCTGCATACTTTTCTGGTAATCAAACAGCACTAGAAGCTACATTGAAACAATTTAACATAAAgattaaatcaccaaattcatcTTTACCATCGTGGCTGGAGCAGTAGTTACTCTAAAAGAAATAAATGCATGTTTTCAAAGGTATGAATAAAAGGCACATTCGTCCAAACGAATTTCTTTCTAAACAATGGAGGAAATGACAAGGTAGAATAACTTCAGAAGTTCTCAGAAATGTTACAAAACACtgctgttaaataatttatcatttcAAATGATTTTTGGAGCAGAAGTggataaataatgtaaaatcaGACTGAATTTTTTCTCTTTAACATTAGCCAATATCTGTATGTGGTTCATGCATCAGCAAATCTTGATTATTAGTTAAAAATATGCCAGCTGAAGGATTTGGTAAAATCTCTCTTTATTCAATAGTGATGCTTATAAAACTTTAAAGGCaatagatatttaatttttatatcaggCTTCTTAGAGAAGTCCTAATGTAAATACATGAAATACGATATACTGAGCTTTGAATTTTATAGTATGTACAAAACAGTATTCATTGGttctttatattacattttgcaCCAGTCTAATAGGTATATCACTGTTGCTAATAAGAAAACCAGAATGAATTGAAGAAAGTTTTAAGGTTACatattttttgtactttttatcCCATTTTATGGATCAAATGtcgattgaattttaattattcatctCAACTCGCTACATAATCATTTATTCTTCATTTGAACACATATAAGTTAATGTGTTTCATTAAGCCATATATAATTACATAACAGTTTTAATACTTCCtaatatgtattaaattttgtatatttctatatcttatttattgtatttaaatgtTGACGTCATGTTCATATATTTACTgatttttaaatcaaaattaactGTTTTAAATATGTTAAGAGTAAAATGAGTTATCAAACTCCAAACTAAACGGTATTCTTAGGTCATCTTGCTTTTTCTGTCCAATTTTTTAACGTATAAATAAGAGCTTTTAACGATGAAAGTTACTTAATTTTGACctaatcaaattaatttattaattatatttagtaaCTTATCAGTATATAAAAGTAAGAAAATTACATTCACATCttatatcatattttttatgatttaatttttacaagtacttcaaagtattaaaaagaaggtatacatatatttatgtaaCTTTTCACACAGAATGTGAAAGTACAATTTCATTAGAcatgattatttttaatcaaaagtATTTATATTGAAGTAAAAAAGAATTATTGTTGTAAAACAGAAATATACTAGTCATATTTTTTAAgcaaaaaaattaatgaattgaaaTTAAGATCTGTTATTTACTACTATGATTATTACCCTTACTTAAGTTTTTTTAAACCAGCAATACATGTCTGTACTAAGACATTACAGATAATTACGCTTCACAAATAGAAAATTCTTAGTATAGATAAAATAGACATGTGTACATTATCATTATTGTTTATTGCTTCAATTCATAGTTTATACTGAAATGAATAGTAatttaaactataaaaattaatcTATTAACAATATGATACCAGAATGTTTTGTCATagatattcaaataaaattcttccaGTGAGATCATAAATGACTCTTTTAATGtgcataaaataatacatatgtaACTGAACTGTATATGTGTTCCATATACAATtcactatattttttaaacttccaaaaagTCTCatcattgtaaatttaaaacaataatGATAAACAGTAAGATAAGATCTATGACCCAtgacataataatattttattttttgtaatttagtttTATATACTGTGCAATCTCTGAAGATgattaatttcttcttttttatattttgttaaaatccaTAAGAAATGCATTCcattatttgaacatttttgttaGGAATGTTTTAGGCCAATGAAATacattgtaattaaataaaaataaaatcttttattattaagtagaaataagaatgaaaaataatgttGAATAACTTACATAACTGAAATGTGCAGTTTGAgcactttttaatttataaaacatgTAGCGACTGTATTTTGTTCCTAATCATGATGTTGTTGTGTGTATATTATGTGTATACAAACtccaaataataaatgaatgctTATATATATAGTGCTTTTTATGCTATTTTTGCtacttaatattaatactttttctGTATTAATATTGGGTTTTCATTCTACATCTACAAATATAAtgctgaaaattatttattattgatttattcatttcttaaaatataatattgatttatgatgtacataacaataaaaaacaatcaGTAACAGTTACATAATTTCaggtgtatatacatatatttatagcaatatacaattttcttttcaaaaatatttaaaattacatgaggtacttgaaaatattatttttttggaacaataacagaaaatacaattaattaGATTTGTCAAACTATGTTTTATTTTCAACactttgttcgttttgcacttGTGTCTCTAGATTTGCTTgagatttctgaaattcttcCACATTTTTACGAATAATGAGAGGCTGTACTTCCATAAATATTTCCATTATTTTATGATTAGCATTAATGTGTTTGCCTGAACAATTTTCTATACATTGATCctataatgtatttaaaaatgatgaCTTTGGATtccttattaattaaatttctttactATTATGTTATGCCAAATGTacactataaataaaataatatactacaaatattaattataaaacacACCTCATCAATAGAGACATCCCTTGAAATAAATGTACTCACACAGGTTTTAAAACatgtttcagaaatttgattatACAGAAGTTGAAAGTCCTTgatctataaaataataattatataaaaatgttttcgtGGTTACTTATATTCATAGGTTAGGAATCAGTACTTCATTAATAAAACAAGTCAATAACAGTCAAATACATTTCTAACAAATGAGGTATCCATGTTTAAGTAATATTCTTTAGTTTTCGGTTGTAGTAATGTAGTTCGTTTgcaaaattttagtatttgccGGTCCTTTCATTAAGGTTAGTTTGCCACTATAATTCTTCGCTGCGTAATGAGTATTTTAACTCACGTTCGATAGATTTTACACTTGCTTGCATATAAAAATTACTTCTCGTAATGAAACagtaataaattacatttataatttaaattttatttcattgtacaatcactatatacatataattttatcaatgaAAAGACCGTACGCGTTCATCATATGTTTTTGATCATTCTGCGCATGTCAAATTTCATTGGTTGAAACTCATTTTTTCACCAAAAACAATGCACATGCGCGTTTGTGACTTTCATAAAATGCATATACCCAGTAGACTTTGttttatatattctttataTTAGATGTGTGACGACTGTCAAGTATATAGGtgtggaatttgcaaatttgggtgTCTAAAAAGTTGAAAGTTTGGTGATAAGCAAATGTGATACACAAGCTATCATTTAGTCATGCTTGTTTTGTATCGTCTATTTTTCCCGGGCATTTTTATTTCATCCGCCATTGTATATATGGTGGACCGAGTGTAAAGCGTACAGTGTTGTGGTAATATTAACGGGTGGGGAGTTTACTAAAGTTAGTCTCGATGCACGAAACAGGTATGATCTTTCGTTGAACGAATTCATAAACATTATTAAAGATAATAACTCTAGTTTCTTTATCTAAACATAAAGTTaatcatatatttaatattgtatctAACTCGTCATAATGTTAATACATACCAGCACATAGTTACATATATCTACGTACCACTACATATAAACGTGTGTAAAATGTAACATAATCTTTCTATACACATTTCGTACACTATTATATGTCATATGGTTTGGAACAATAATGTACATTTGCGTGAGaagcatattttaataaaaagttcCATGTTTCGATATCAAGAAAAAGCGCGCTTTTATCGGTGAAGTTCGTGACCACTCGGCTAAGATCGGATCGAGTCGTTTATGATTGGTTGTCGGATTCGAGTCAGCGAAACGTGAATCAGTCAGCGTTGACGGAACGAAGGATCAAGTTCGACTGGAATCATTGTGGAAACAGAAGATTTGTCGGTGCGTGTCGCCGGTGAATGAAGCGGGCTAATTATTACGTGCGATGGCCGCGTGCTATAGCGAGCAGGCAGCATCCACTTCAGGAAACGTAACGAAAAAGTCGCCTGCGGCCGCCGCGAAACCAGTCTGCTGGCAACACAGGCTGTTCGGTAAACAACTGTCGCGGTGCAGTCAGGTTAATCAGCAAGAAACAAAACCGTGCGATGCAAGTGGTACTATCGTTGACGACGATGGCCAGCCGACTTGTGAGGTGATCGGTGTGTACTTTAGTTTTATTAACCCCGGTGCTACCTGCGATGACTTTACGCGTCAGCTGCTCGACCTTTACGCGAGTGTCAATTCGTCGCACGCGGAAAATGACCGAGATGCTGAGAGTTCTGGCAGAGGAAGGGAAAGGAGGAAAAGGTTCGAGGTCGTGCACGTGGTTCTCTGGAGTAACGTAGCCGATGTCCTCGACTTTGAAGAGAGTTTTCGTGCACACGTTTCGGAATTACCCTGGTTAGCGGTACCGAACCTAGATTACGAAAGAAAGGTAAGTTACATCTCTTTTTGTACTTCTCACCGGTTACACTTGCTAATAAGCCCTTTGATaagataaatttgtaatatcagTAGTTTCACTATGATTTATAGTACCATTGGTATTGAAACTTTTTACTAACGCGCTTTAGTAATCTATGGTGATTTATTGATATCATTTAACATTGTCAAGATTCTTTAAAAATAGTATCAGTCAAGCTTTTTATAAAGTATACGTTTAATCACAAGATCTGTATACAGCTTAATGCGGTACTTATTGTTTAGTGCAATCTCGCTATATGACTCATTTagtaaattattgtttatacGAACTTTCACATTATTTATGTGGACGTAGCGCAGATGACCtatcacacaatttcaaaagTTGTCTCTGGTCGATGAATACGATCACAAATTCTCCATTGAATGTAAATTTTCGACAGGGTTTCGCCAATCAAAATTTGCATGGAAAGAGTCCAATTTATATGACACATTCCACAATTTTTTATACATCTGTCCTGTCAGTATTACATAGAGAAACACTATTACACTTTCGCCGAGTATTTTCATCGAATAACGAACGTACGAATGATTACGTTTCTCTGCCCCCTTTTTCTGGTTCAATCCGATGTCACCGACTCTTTATCGTTCAATCGTGCAGGCATGCATGAActtcaattaaattcaattaaataattagACTCGGTTTTTAAGTTGAATAATGATCGCTCGTTGGTACACTCGTTCAGATAATTTATAAGTTCTTGGAACTTTAAAACAATTAATAACTGTTCGAGATAATAGTATCGGGAATTATGCATTCAAAACTTCTACcgagaataaaatttttatggatACGATATGCTGAATATTAAGTAGCAAAGAAGTACAGCGATTGTTAACCTCGGTTAGTACAATATGGGTGcacttaatataatttaaccCTAATTCAATTTATTCTAAAATAGTTGACCTAACTTCAACcttatgtaattataaatttatctcAATATCAgtggacctaacctaaccttaacataactattttttttaatggCGGACCTAGCCTAACTGTAACATATTACTAACCTAACTTGACCTAAtataaattaacctaacctgatatattTCAACGAATGAGTTACactattttttatatatctgcaggaattaaaatatttttgctagTTAACCTTAATACAACTCTTATCTAATTTTTTTTACTGgcggacctaacctaaccgcaacataatctaacctaacatgacctaatataaattaacctaacctaatatatcTCAACAAATGATTGAAGTTACACTATTTTTTTACATATctacagaaattaaaatatccttGCGACGATTATGTCTTTTCATGCAAAATCACTATAATTTCAATAGTTTTTCTCTATGTTACCCCGTGTATCTTTGCATTTGTATAAGCTCACGTTTCACGATCattcggtgtatttttttaacGGGCTGTGGGAAATTTACGGTCAGACGGTATGATCAATTCAGGCGAGTGTATTATTCGAAATTTGTATACACATGCCTGTCATAAagttacatatgtacacatagaCGGGCACACATGCCGTTATGCAGAAGGACCGTGCGCGCAGCGCCTTTTTTATTTCCAGCGGGTGTTTTAACCCCTCGCCAGACGTGCTATTTAGGGTCCGATTTTATTTGCACCGACACACGAGGCAGAGTCGACTTTCTCTAACTAAAAATCGTTCGTAATATTTTCCACAACGCATCTGCTACCGTCGTTTGCCCTGCAAACTTTTAGTTTAAGCCGTTTTTTTTTCGGCGTAATTCTTTCCTTCGTTAAtagtttttaattctttttttacattttccacTGTCAATTAGTGCTAATTATTTTTCTGGAAGTCAACTTTCATGGGTTATCATTTCATAAGTTTATTTAACGTCAATTTTACCGAGGGTGATGTGTCATAGGCTATGATATATGTAGATGGGTTAGAACATCTGAGAAGCAAAGTAgtgttaaatacaaattaatttttttacaattttaatttatttttatacgtaGAATGATTCTTTTGTGGCGGCATAATATTGTAACGCCTTATACACAAGATTTAATAACGAACGTAATTTTTGTGGCGTTCGAAATCCATCAGATAACGCAACTAAGTATCTAATTGAAAAtacatgaattaataaattcaattcaAGATGTTACTCGTAGCAATTAAAGCAGACGGTGGAACTGCTTCGTACATTGATCTTTTCATCACCCACGCACCTCGATGACGCACGCATGTATCTCTTGTTTCAAAAGTTTGAGTGACTCTGGCGTTACATTACGGCACTTTGAACACCCATAGCATATATTCGCATTAGCGCGGGAATTTTTATACAAGTTTACAAGCTTCGATCGTATCGCACAGTTACTGAAGGGGGTTCCATTAAGACGCATCGATTTTACACAATTTATGcagtacaaaattattacacattcatgagtttaaaaataaaattctttcggAATTTCGTGTCATAGCGAGATCTCATCCGATCTGTCCCGAAGTCACCCGACGTCCCGATCTCGAAGGTCTGTAATCTCGCACACTTCAACCCTTAAGGCATCCAAAAAAGAGATAAGGATATGCGCGGTTTGTATGCAGAGCTTCAGGGTAATAACTCGTATAGCATCCATGTCACAAAACTTGTATGTAAGATGAATATTTTTGATACTTGTGTGTATACGAATTGGTGTACAAATGTAAGAGACGATCGGAGTTCGTTATTCCCTCACTTTTTTCCACGATCATTAGTCAGGCCACTCGAGCAGTTGGTGTCTGTGATGCATATACATACACTCAATAGTCTGATTCGCGAGTAAATGTAACGATAAGCGTCCTGCGCAATTAGCGTCAAGTAGCTTCGTGATTCTTCCTTGCTTGTTATTCCGCCTATCTACCCGATCCACGCTGAGAATCACCCCCTTGAAATCGTAGATTCTTTGTATACTGTTCCATTCATTTAACAATAAGAAGAGCAACTTCGGTTTATGAAATGCTGTGAGCAGAAGGAAAACATCGAATTCCCGGTCTTCTTATCTGGCATTGAAAGTAAGTTAAGAAATCTGAGACGAGTACCCTTTTTTAACCGCGAATTCTGATTACAGAAGTTACAATGTATACACCCGTAATGAATGTATATAGCCACATAAACTACGTTTTATCTgggaaatgtataaaattatgtaaaaaagcATGGGTCTTACGCTTCGAGAATTTCGGGACGGGACGGAAGCGCTTCGGGCGAGATCGGGTGAGATCGTGAGATTGACATGTCTCGAGATCCCCAACATTTCGGAAGTAGAcacgaatttctcaatttacaaacttttaggATTTTAAATTCCTAGGtgattacatttataaatttaaatgaagctatatataaaattatatataatttcataatattataaaatttataaaatatgtaagcATCTATTGTGCTGTTAAGAAAGTTAAACAAGTAGGAAAGATGGACATTATATTTAGCAGATGTTGATTATCCTGCGGTTGACCTTTGATCCGACACAGCGTATCTTTACACGGTGGTGCAGCGTAGCTGTCCAGTTTGACAAAATTGAACGGTAAGCGCCATAAAAGCCCGCGGTGCTAGGATATCCGCCGCTTGAACGGTGTAATAGAGCCACGGCTGCTCATCGTTTGTACGACGTAAACCGTTTCATAAAGGTACACGGCTTTGCCTTGAACGGGGAAACGCCGTAGAAAAAGAGTCAAGCCGAGCAGCCTTTCCATTCGGGGTGGCCGACCCATATCTTCTGCAAATAGCTTTCTCATTCGACCGGCGAGATCAAGAAAGCGACGGAAAGGTGGTAGCGTAGAGagagaaaatatatatttacgtTTGTGTATATACGGTATCGGAAGGAAGGCGAGAGAGAGAGTGAATTGGGTGGCGATGCACAGGTCTCTTCCCACGAAAACGACTGAAACGggaagaagaaaaaaggaacGGGAGAAACGTTGGAATCTAGATAGACTTTGAGGTAGTTCGTACACAGAGTGGCCCGTACGCGGCGCTATGTAATCCTCGCTCCGTCTCCTCCGTCTTTCCTCCCCTGGCTCCTGTCTGCTTTTTAGCCGGCATATCGCGTAGATTACATACGACCTACTCGGCGATGGTCaaaggaaatgtgaagtacgtGCGAATCGCCCGAATAAATGTATTCCAGTGCCTATGACTCGAAAACTCGCGTGAAATCTCTTCGAACGCTTTGACGCCGTCGACAGTATCGCGGATAAGTGCTAGAAAATTGCGCAAGGAAAAAATTTAATGTTCCGCGCCATTTGTCGTGCGGACATGTCTTTTTACACGGAAATTCCTTTCGTTAACTTCGTTCGTTTTAAACCTTTGGTAACTGCAATTTTATTGTTAGATCGTGACGTTTAGAGGTTGTAGGTTATAcgctattaatatttcattgatgCTTCACGGTATTTATAATCCTAAGGTATCATTAAGGCTAATTCTAGTGAGTAAGTTCTAGGTTAAGCTCAGATTAAGCTAGGATAGATCAAGCTAGGATTAAATCAGGTTAAGTTAAATTGGAATTAAATTCGAGTTTAGATTATTACATTACGTCAAATTGAAGTTGCGTTGATTAGGGTCTTTTTCGTCGAAGTAATGGACCATTTGAAAGAGTTTCCCAGCGAGGGTTTTCTATCCGAGTATCACTGAACTCGGGTTCGTATTTTTACTATAGCAGTGCCTTCCTTTTGTGAGCAGCTTGACGACAACGCGATCGTGTCTCCATTGTCATTCGTAAGCCCTACGAGATCGATCCTTAACAGAATGCCAGAAGTTCTTCCATGTTCTACAACAGTTCAAGTCGTACACAAACGTGTATTCGTTTGCGTGTAATTGAAAGCGGTAGCTTAAGACGCTCCTGGGGTTGACCAATGGAAACAGTGGTCTCGTCAGTCTCGGTCGGACGAGAGATGTCGGGAGGCCGCGATATCTATATATAACAGGGGTGCACAACTCCGAATGCTGGAGATGAAAATTAAATGCATTGACTCGGTTAAAacgtttaaaataattacagcGACGAATAATTATATCgttaataatcatattagcTTGTAgcattcataaattaaattaacttgTTGATATTATTTTGTGCGCCATAAGTTAATTTTCGTACGAATATTTTGTGCAACCTTCAAATCTATTGTTCTAAAAAACGTGGATACGTACAATTAAGTTTTATTGTACGttttaaacttatttttatatatagaaCGTTAATAGAACACCTTGTACATTGATCCATAGCTTCATAGGCAGCCACGCTACTTGAACCGTAATAAATTACACATTAAATGCAACAACCATAAACTGTGCACACGATGCAAATTATCGCGTCTTTCAATGTAAGGTTAGAACAATATGGTacattaaaacaattatttccACGTATTTCCATGCTTCGTACTCGTTACGACGTTCAAGCGATTAAATAGCCAAAGCAGCTGAATAGCCTGGACGCACGCGACCCTTAGAAGATTTTCAAGGCGCCTTAATAACTTAAAGTCACCGACACATCCGGACGTGCGACTTTTAAACGGCACGGAACATGAAAGTGTATACACCGTAAAcgatttttattaaaacgaaAATTACAACGAATAAATTGTATTCCGCGGGTAAAACGTTTATTGTGTTTCACTAGTTAAAGCGTTTAGCAGGAACACGCAAGTTTTCCGGAAAATTTACCACGACAAAGCTTGCGTTGTGCACCTCTGTCGTTCACGAAGGAGGCGATTGAACGCGCGCGAACGAGTCAACAGTGATCTCATCCCTTCCCCTCCATCGCTCGTCTTCTACCCGATGTCACGGTACGGCAAGGGGTTCCCCTTGCTGAAGAGACCAAGCGGTAGAGTGTCTGGTAGAAAAtgaacattggcgtaactagatagGAACCAGGGTGGGCCTAATTCCCTCCCACGAGATTTCGGCTGGTCCCACCGGATGCTGTGCACGACGCACGATAACTTATAtgtcttttattataaattccaaTCTTCGAAATTCTCTTAGGTTCACATATTTTTGAAGTTCTAAATCTTTAgggtttaaaattgtaaaatatacaaaattcctagattttcaaattttagaatcgctaaattcctacattcttaaattctcgaatccctaaactcccgaatttaaaagtatttagatccccaaattcctgaagttcctaaattccaaaattaccaaatctttaaatctccagaatctctagatttccaaattccaaaagtcactgcattcttaaatttccaaatctctacatcgacaaatttccaagtctccatatttcaaaatttaacacACCTGaaagttcctagattcctaagttTCCGAACCtcaaaaagtccctagattccgaagtttcccaatttcacaaagtccctagattcctaagtttccaaatttctacgtcgacaaatttccaagtctccatatctcaaaatttaacattcccgaaagtccctagattcccaagtttccaaatctaaaaaaatccctagatttccaaatctttgcatcgacaaatttccaagtctctacATGTCAAAAGTTAACATTCCTGAaagttccaatatccccaagtttccaaatctcaaaaagtccctagatttccaaatcttaaaatttctaaactcttaaatttctttGATCCCTATATATCTTGAAAGTGTTATAATATTTGACTTTTCCGGTACTGAAATATCCAAGTTTCCAATAGTCACGTGATCGTGGCTAATGTTATTAGCGAGAGTAGCGTACGCATCCAACCCCAGAATCCGTACT contains the following coding sequences:
- the Arfip gene encoding ADP ribosylation factor interacting protein arfaptin, which gives rise to MERSIHEMLKDAPSLNDSDSAVHSGTPPPHVPNNCSNDSQPRPATINLTLGSPTSQVSVTVSPNTPIQNGDTQTMRTAQSKIESIKNWSISTYKCTRQLMYEKLGKTSRTVDSELETQIELLRDTQKKYCNVLRLSRALASHFHHVVQTQHALGEAFSELAQKSPELQEEFLYNSETQRNLTKNGETLLGALNFFVSSVNTLCNKTIEDTLLTVRQYETARIEYDAYRTDLEALAQATKSDGSNAARLEEAQANYEEHKQNFEKLRSDVSIKLKFLDENRIKVMHKQLLLFHNAVSAYFSGNQTALEATLKQFNIKIKSPNSSLPSWLEQ
- the LOC100877537 gene encoding mitochondrial import inner membrane translocase subunit Tim10 B; the protein is MDTSFVRNIKDFQLLYNQISETCFKTCVSTFISRDVSIDEDQCIENCSGKHINANHKIMEIFMEVQPLIIRKNVEEFQKSQANLETQVQNEQSVENKT